The following proteins come from a genomic window of Enterobacter chengduensis:
- a CDS encoding SDR family oxidoreductase has translation MIAITGATGQLGHLVIEQLLKTVPASQIVAIVRNPAKAQALSQEGLVVRQADYTDQAAFTAALSGVDKLLLISSSEVGQRATQHQNVINAAKAAGVKFIAYTSLLHADKSPLGLHVEHVDTEKALAASGIPYALLRNGWYTENYLASAPPAIEHGVFIGAAGEGKIASATRADYAAAAAKVIAEEGHAGKVYELAGDRGWTLSELAAELSKQSGKPVTYQNLSEADFAAALKSVGLPAGLADMLADSDVGASKGGLFDDSRTLSGLIGRPTTPLAESVNAIL, from the coding sequence ATGATCGCGATTACCGGCGCTACCGGCCAGCTTGGCCATCTCGTTATCGAACAGCTGTTGAAAACCGTTCCGGCCAGCCAGATTGTGGCCATCGTCCGTAACCCGGCGAAGGCGCAGGCCCTGAGCCAGGAGGGGCTTGTGGTTCGTCAGGCGGACTACACGGACCAAGCCGCCTTCACCGCCGCGCTGAGCGGCGTGGATAAGCTGCTGCTGATCTCCTCCAGCGAAGTCGGGCAGCGCGCAACCCAGCACCAGAACGTGATTAACGCCGCCAAAGCGGCAGGCGTGAAATTTATCGCCTACACCAGCCTGCTGCATGCGGATAAATCACCGCTTGGTCTGCACGTTGAACACGTTGACACTGAAAAAGCGCTGGCGGCATCCGGCATTCCGTATGCCCTGCTGCGCAACGGCTGGTATACCGAAAACTACCTGGCGAGCGCGCCACCGGCGATTGAGCACGGCGTGTTTATTGGTGCGGCAGGCGAAGGCAAAATTGCCTCTGCAACCCGTGCAGACTATGCCGCAGCGGCAGCTAAGGTGATTGCGGAAGAGGGCCATGCGGGCAAGGTGTATGAACTGGCGGGCGATCGCGGCTGGACGCTGAGCGAGCTGGCGGCTGAACTCAGCAAACAGAGCGGGAAGCCGGTGACCTACCAGAATCTCAGCGAAGCGGATTTTGCCGCCGCCCTGAAAAGCGTCGGCTTGCCTGCCGGGCTGGCAGATATGCTGGCGGACTCCGACGTCGGTGCGTCCAAAGGGGGTCTCTTTGACGACAGCCGTACCCTGAGCGGGCTGATTGGCCGTCCGACCACCCCGCTGGCGGAGAGCGTCAACGCCATCCTGTAA
- a CDS encoding winged helix-turn-helix transcriptional regulator, which translates to MKTTIPTLSEQMRDGNLFAEQCPSREVLKHVTSRWGVLILLALRQGTHRFSDLRRKMGGVSEKMLSQSLQALEQDGFVDRVSYPVVPPHVEYSLTPMGMEVSEKVAALADWIEVNTPKVMANRDERAA; encoded by the coding sequence ATGAAAACAACGATACCGACGCTCAGCGAGCAAATGCGCGATGGCAATCTTTTCGCGGAGCAGTGCCCTTCACGCGAGGTGCTCAAGCACGTTACCAGCCGCTGGGGCGTCCTGATTCTGCTGGCCCTGCGCCAGGGAACGCATCGCTTTAGCGATCTGCGCCGTAAAATGGGCGGGGTGAGCGAAAAGATGCTGTCCCAGTCGCTTCAGGCGCTGGAGCAGGACGGGTTTGTCGATCGCGTGTCGTATCCGGTGGTGCCGCCGCACGTTGAGTATAGCCTGACGCCGATGGGCATGGAGGTCAGCGAGAAGGTCGCCGCGCTGGCGGACTGGATTGAGGTGAATACGCCGAAGGTGATGGCGAATCGGGACGAGCGCGCGGCGTAA
- a CDS encoding bifunctional 2',3'-cyclic-nucleotide 2'-phosphodiesterase/3'-nucleotidase, which produces MIKFSATLLATLIAASVQAATVDLRILETTDLHSNMMDFDYYKDTPTEKFGLVRTASLINSARGEVKNSVLVDNGDLIQGSPLGDYMATRGLKKGEIHPVYKAMNTLDYTVGNLGNHEFNYGLKYLHDALAGAKFPYVNANIIDVKTKKPLFTPYMIKETDVVDRDGKKQTLKIGYIGFVPPQIMTWDKANLDGKVTVNDITETARKYVPEMREKGADLVVVVAHSGLSADPYQAMAENSVYYLSDVPGVDAILFGHAHAVFPGKDFASIKGADIEKGTLNGVPSVMPGMWGDHLGVVDLVLNKDGGSWKVTQSKAEARPIYDAAAKKSLAAEDKKLVNVLKHDHDATREFVSKPIGKSADNMYSFLALVQDDPTVQVVNMAQKAYAEHFVQGDPDLAKLPVLSSAAPFKVGGRKNDPASYVEVEKGQLTFRNAADLYLYPNTLVVVKATGKEVKEWLECSAGQFNQIDPHSSKPQPLINWDGFRTYNFDVIDGVNYQIDVTQPAKYDGECQAINLQAERIKNLTFNGKAIDPNATFLVATNNYRAYGGKFAGTGDSHIAFASPDENRSVLAAWISAESKKAGEIRPAVDNNWRLAPIHSDTPLDIRFETSPSDKAAAFIKEKAQYPMKQVATDDIGFAIYQVDLSR; this is translated from the coding sequence ATGATTAAGTTTAGTGCAACGCTTCTGGCGACGCTGATTGCAGCGAGCGTGCAGGCGGCGACGGTAGATCTGCGTATTCTGGAAACGACCGATCTGCACAGCAACATGATGGACTTCGATTACTACAAAGATACCCCAACGGAAAAATTCGGACTGGTACGTACGGCAAGTTTGATTAACTCGGCGCGTGGCGAAGTGAAAAACAGCGTGCTGGTCGACAATGGCGATCTCATTCAGGGCAGCCCGCTCGGGGATTACATGGCGACCCGGGGGCTGAAAAAAGGCGAGATCCATCCGGTGTATAAAGCGATGAACACCCTGGACTATACCGTCGGCAACCTCGGCAACCACGAATTCAACTACGGCCTAAAATACCTGCACGACGCCCTCGCCGGTGCGAAGTTTCCGTACGTTAACGCCAATATCATCGACGTTAAGACCAAAAAGCCGCTCTTTACCCCTTATATGATTAAAGAGACGGACGTCGTCGATAGGGACGGTAAAAAGCAGACGCTGAAAATCGGCTATATCGGTTTTGTCCCGCCGCAGATCATGACGTGGGATAAGGCCAACCTCGACGGTAAGGTGACCGTGAACGACATCACCGAAACCGCGCGCAAATACGTGCCGGAAATGCGTGAGAAAGGCGCCGATCTGGTCGTGGTGGTCGCCCATTCCGGCCTCTCCGCCGATCCGTACCAGGCCATGGCGGAAAACTCGGTTTACTACCTGAGTGATGTTCCCGGCGTTGACGCGATCCTGTTCGGCCACGCCCACGCGGTCTTCCCGGGCAAGGATTTCGCCAGCATAAAAGGCGCGGATATTGAGAAAGGGACGCTCAACGGCGTGCCGTCGGTGATGCCGGGCATGTGGGGCGACCACCTGGGGGTGGTGGATCTCGTACTCAATAAAGACGGCGGCAGCTGGAAGGTCACCCAGTCAAAAGCCGAAGCGCGCCCGATTTACGACGCGGCGGCGAAAAAATCACTGGCCGCGGAAGATAAAAAGCTGGTCAACGTGCTGAAGCACGATCACGACGCCACTCGCGAGTTCGTCAGCAAGCCGATCGGCAAATCCGCCGATAATATGTACAGCTTCCTGGCGCTGGTGCAGGACGACCCGACCGTTCAGGTGGTCAACATGGCGCAGAAGGCCTATGCCGAACACTTTGTGCAGGGCGATCCGGATCTGGCAAAGCTGCCGGTGCTCTCCTCCGCTGCGCCATTCAAGGTGGGCGGGCGTAAAAACGATCCGGCTAGCTATGTGGAAGTCGAAAAGGGCCAGCTTACCTTCCGTAACGCCGCCGATCTCTACCTCTACCCGAACACGCTGGTGGTGGTAAAAGCGACGGGTAAAGAAGTCAAAGAGTGGCTGGAGTGCTCTGCCGGGCAGTTTAACCAGATTGACCCGCACAGCAGCAAGCCGCAGCCGCTGATTAACTGGGACGGCTTCCGCACCTATAACTTCGACGTGATCGACGGCGTGAACTACCAGATTGACGTCACCCAGCCGGCAAAATATGACGGCGAGTGTCAGGCGATCAACCTGCAGGCGGAGCGTATCAAGAACCTGACCTTCAACGGCAAGGCGATCGATCCAAATGCGACCTTCCTGGTGGCGACCAACAACTACCGCGCCTACGGCGGTAAGTTTGCCGGTACGGGAGATAGCCACATTGCCTTTGCCTCGCCGGACGAGAACCGCTCGGTGCTGGCGGCGTGGATCAGCGCGGAGTCGAAAAAGGCGGGCGAAATACGCCCGGCGGTGGACAACAACTGGCGTCTGGCGCCGATCCACAGCGATACGCCGCTGGATATCCGTTTCGAAACGTCACCGTCCGATAAGGCCGCGGCGTTTATCAAGGAGAAGGCGCAGTATCCGATGAAGCAGGTCGCGACGGATGATATTGGCTTCGCGATTTATCAGGTAGACCTGAGCAGGTAA
- the cysQ gene encoding 3'(2'),5'-bisphosphate nucleotidase CysQ, whose amino-acid sequence MLDKICQLARDAGDAIMQVYDGIKPMEVVSKADDSPVTAADIAAHKVILKGLQDFTPDIPVLSEEAPQSWDERQHWQRYWLVDPLDGTKEFIKRNGEFTVNIALIEKGKAVLGVVYAPVMKVMYSAAEGKAWKEECGVRKQIQVRDARPPLVVISRSHSDSELQEYLQQLGEHQTTSIGSSLKFCLVAEGHAQLYPRFGPTNVWDTAAGHAVAAAAGAHVHDWQGKPLDYTPRESFLNPGFRVSIY is encoded by the coding sequence ATGCTAGATAAAATTTGTCAGCTCGCACGGGATGCGGGAGATGCCATCATGCAGGTGTATGACGGTATAAAGCCTATGGAGGTTGTCAGCAAAGCGGACGACTCTCCGGTCACGGCGGCGGATATTGCGGCGCATAAGGTGATTCTGAAAGGGCTTCAGGACTTCACGCCGGATATCCCTGTTCTGTCAGAAGAAGCGCCGCAAAGCTGGGACGAGCGCCAGCACTGGCAGCGCTACTGGCTGGTCGATCCGCTGGACGGTACCAAAGAGTTCATCAAGCGCAACGGTGAATTCACCGTTAATATCGCCCTGATTGAGAAGGGCAAAGCGGTGCTGGGCGTGGTTTACGCGCCGGTCATGAAGGTGATGTACAGCGCCGCAGAAGGGAAGGCGTGGAAGGAAGAGTGCGGCGTGCGCAAGCAGATTCAGGTGCGCGATGCCCGTCCACCGCTGGTGGTGATTAGCCGCTCCCACAGCGACAGCGAGCTGCAGGAGTACCTGCAGCAGCTGGGCGAACACCAGACCACCTCGATTGGCTCCTCGCTGAAATTCTGCCTGGTGGCGGAAGGCCATGCGCAGCTTTACCCTCGCTTTGGGCCAACCAACGTCTGGGATACCGCGGCAGGTCATGCCGTTGCCGCGGCCGCCGGGGCGCATGTTCATGACTGGCAGGGCAAGCCGCTGGATTATACCCCGCGCGAATCCTTCCTTAACCCCGGCTTCCGCGTCTCTATTTACTGA
- a CDS encoding YtfJ family protein, giving the protein MTLRNILAAACLLLPLWASAHNIEKGQRVPPVGIADRGELILDNDKFSYKPWNSAQLAGKVRVVQHIAGRTSAKEKNAGLVEAIKAAKLPHDRYQTTTIVNTDDAIPGSGMFVRSSLESNKKLYPWSQFIVDSNGVTRKAWQLEEESSAIIVLDKDGRVQWAKDGALTQEEVQQVVDLLHKLLAQ; this is encoded by the coding sequence ATGACCCTACGTAATATCCTTGCAGCAGCCTGCCTGCTGCTGCCCCTGTGGGCTTCCGCTCACAACATTGAAAAAGGACAACGTGTACCGCCAGTCGGCATTGCGGACCGGGGAGAATTGATTCTCGACAATGATAAGTTTAGCTACAAACCCTGGAATAGCGCGCAGCTTGCGGGCAAAGTGAGAGTTGTACAACATATTGCCGGTCGTACATCTGCAAAAGAGAAAAATGCCGGCCTGGTGGAAGCGATCAAGGCCGCAAAACTCCCCCACGACCGCTACCAGACCACCACGATCGTCAATACCGATGACGCCATTCCGGGCTCCGGAATGTTCGTGCGCTCAAGCCTTGAGAGCAATAAAAAGCTCTATCCGTGGTCGCAGTTTATCGTCGACAGCAACGGCGTGACCCGTAAGGCCTGGCAGCTGGAAGAAGAGAGCTCCGCGATTATCGTGCTGGATAAGGACGGTCGCGTACAGTGGGCGAAAGACGGCGCGTTAACCCAGGAAGAGGTGCAGCAGGTTGTCGACCTGCTGCATAAGCTTCTGGCTCAGTAA
- a CDS encoding DUF1107 domain-containing protein codes for MKIFQRYNPLQVAKYVKILFRGRLYIKDVGAFEFDKGKILVPKVKDKQHLSVMSEVNRQVMRLQTEMA; via the coding sequence ATGAAAATTTTCCAACGCTACAACCCGCTTCAGGTGGCGAAGTACGTGAAGATCCTGTTCCGTGGACGGTTGTACATCAAGGATGTTGGCGCTTTTGAGTTTGATAAGGGCAAAATCCTTGTCCCAAAAGTGAAGGACAAACAGCACCTGTCTGTGATGTCCGAAGTCAACCGTCAGGTTATGCGTCTGCAAACTGAGATGGCTTAA
- a CDS encoding hemolysin family protein encodes MLNSILVILCLIAVSAFFSISEISLAASRKIKLKLLADEGNINATRILKMQENPGMFFTVVQIGLNAVAILGGIVGDAAFSPAFYSLFVQYMSVELAEQLSFILSFSLVTGLFILFADLTPKRIGMIAPEAVALRIINPMRFCLYVFRPLVWFFNGLANVIFRIFKLPMVRKDDITSDDIYAVVEAGALAGVLRKQEHELIENVFELESRTVPSSMTGRESIIWFDLHEDEQSLKNKVAQHPHSKFLVCNEDIDHIIGYVDSKDLLNRVLANQSLALNSGVQIRNTLIVPDTLTLSEALESFKTAGEDFAVIMNEYALVVGIITLNDVMTTLMGDLVGQGLEEQIVQRDDNSWLIDGGTPIEDVMRVLDIDEFPQSGNYETIGGFMMFMLRKIPKRTDSVKFSGYKFEVVDIDNYRIDQLLVTRIDNKPTVLVPKLPDAEEKVSA; translated from the coding sequence ATGTTAAACAGTATTTTAGTAATACTTTGTCTGATTGCCGTCAGCGCATTTTTCTCGATATCTGAGATCTCGCTGGCCGCGTCCCGTAAAATCAAACTGAAGCTGCTTGCCGACGAGGGCAACATCAATGCCACCCGCATCCTGAAAATGCAGGAAAACCCGGGCATGTTCTTCACCGTGGTGCAGATTGGCCTCAATGCGGTCGCCATTCTTGGCGGTATCGTGGGTGATGCGGCGTTTTCTCCGGCGTTTTATAGCCTGTTTGTGCAGTACATGTCCGTTGAACTGGCCGAACAGCTGAGCTTTATCCTCTCCTTCTCACTGGTGACTGGCCTGTTCATTCTCTTTGCAGACCTGACCCCGAAACGCATCGGTATGATTGCGCCAGAAGCTGTGGCTTTGCGTATCATCAACCCGATGCGCTTCTGCCTGTACGTATTCCGTCCGCTGGTGTGGTTCTTCAACGGTCTGGCAAACGTCATTTTCCGCATCTTTAAATTGCCCATGGTGCGTAAAGACGATATCACCTCTGATGACATCTATGCGGTGGTAGAAGCCGGCGCGCTGGCCGGGGTGCTGCGCAAGCAGGAACACGAGCTGATTGAGAACGTATTCGAACTGGAATCCCGTACCGTGCCCTCTTCCATGACGGGCCGTGAAAGCATTATCTGGTTCGATTTACATGAAGATGAGCAGAGCCTGAAGAACAAAGTGGCGCAGCATCCGCACTCTAAGTTCCTGGTCTGTAATGAAGATATCGACCACATCATCGGTTACGTCGACTCCAAAGACCTGCTGAACCGCGTGCTGGCAAACCAGAGCCTGGCGCTGAACAGCGGCGTGCAGATCCGCAATACCCTGATTGTGCCGGACACGCTGACGCTCTCCGAAGCGCTGGAAAGTTTCAAAACCGCCGGGGAAGACTTCGCGGTGATCATGAACGAATACGCGCTGGTGGTCGGTATTATCACCCTCAACGACGTGATGACCACGCTGATGGGCGACCTGGTGGGCCAGGGGCTGGAAGAACAGATTGTTCAGCGTGACGATAATTCATGGCTGATTGATGGCGGCACGCCGATTGAAGACGTGATGCGCGTGCTGGATATCGACGAGTTCCCGCAGTCCGGAAACTACGAGACCATCGGCGGCTTTATGATGTTTATGCTGCGTAAAATCCCGAAACGTACCGACTCGGTGAAGTTCTCCGGCTACAAGTTTGAGGTGGTGGATATTGATAACTACCGCATCGACCAGCTGCTGGTGACGCGCATCGATAACAAACCGACCGTGCTGGTACCGAAGCTGCCGGATGCGGAAGAAAAAGTGTCGGCGTAA
- a CDS encoding MFS transporter: MVKPTERRVGYGVALGYGVTDLFGGGAFAIIGTWLLFFYTTYCGLSVIEAGSIFAIARVIDALLSPIMGYVTDNFGDTWLGRKFGRRRFFLLLSSPLMFLYALLWLTDMGYWYYLGTYLSIELLSAMVLVPWETLAAEMTNRYEERSRLSGVRMICSQLGGFLAVSVPGVIMQFTGKDNPFTYTLTGLIFSCVFCLAVFITWYTTWEAKDVPQESDFKVDNQRSSGILNHLKYLVLDLFSSFRIRAFRLHIIIYIFSFTAMDVFGSVFTYYVVYCLSQDAAAVSGWLSIAAFASVPGTYGFMLLLNRLNVTPSAALRLSYGCIFCVLAFLFTVYLTETQVPTLLFSAVFILLGAARSGLYYIPWNIYSFIPDIDEMVTQQRREGIFAGVMVLTRKSTVAMAIMIIGLVLQESGFVKGSGAQPESALGAIIGLMIFATAALLAVSFFTTYKFKLTRETHKLLLKEIARRKLGGDYRDCDDRTRAVIKQLTGYEYDQVWGGDATRQTVGSARLSPVK; encoded by the coding sequence ATGGTCAAACCAACTGAACGTAGAGTTGGTTACGGCGTAGCGCTTGGCTACGGGGTAACCGATCTGTTTGGCGGGGGCGCTTTTGCCATTATCGGCACCTGGCTGCTCTTTTTTTACACCACCTATTGCGGACTCTCAGTGATTGAAGCGGGTTCAATATTCGCCATTGCCCGCGTTATTGACGCACTCTTAAGCCCGATTATGGGATACGTCACCGATAATTTCGGTGATACCTGGCTCGGACGTAAATTTGGCCGCCGCCGCTTCTTTTTATTACTCAGCTCACCGCTTATGTTTCTGTATGCCCTGCTGTGGCTGACGGACATGGGCTACTGGTATTACCTGGGCACCTATCTCTCGATTGAACTGCTGTCGGCGATGGTGCTGGTCCCGTGGGAGACGCTGGCGGCGGAAATGACAAACCGCTATGAAGAGCGTAGCCGCCTCTCCGGCGTGCGCATGATTTGCTCTCAGCTCGGGGGCTTTCTTGCGGTTTCCGTTCCCGGCGTCATTATGCAGTTCACGGGTAAAGATAATCCGTTTACCTATACCCTTACCGGGCTAATCTTTTCCTGCGTATTTTGCCTTGCGGTGTTTATTACCTGGTACACCACCTGGGAAGCCAAAGATGTACCGCAGGAGTCCGACTTTAAAGTGGATAACCAGCGCAGCAGCGGGATACTCAATCACCTGAAATATCTGGTTCTGGATCTCTTTTCTTCATTCCGCATTCGCGCGTTCCGGCTGCATATCATTATTTATATCTTTTCGTTTACGGCAATGGACGTATTCGGTTCGGTCTTTACCTATTATGTCGTCTATTGCCTGAGCCAGGATGCGGCAGCGGTATCCGGCTGGCTGAGCATTGCGGCCTTCGCCTCGGTGCCGGGCACGTATGGGTTTATGCTGTTGCTGAACCGGCTGAATGTTACCCCTTCCGCCGCGCTGCGCCTCTCCTACGGCTGTATCTTCTGCGTGCTGGCATTCCTGTTTACGGTCTACCTCACCGAAACGCAGGTGCCGACGCTGCTGTTCTCGGCGGTCTTTATCCTGCTGGGTGCCGCACGCTCCGGCCTTTACTACATTCCGTGGAATATCTACAGCTTCATTCCGGATATCGACGAGATGGTGACGCAGCAGCGCCGCGAAGGGATTTTTGCCGGCGTCATGGTCCTGACCCGCAAAAGTACCGTGGCGATGGCCATCATGATTATCGGTCTGGTGCTGCAGGAGTCCGGCTTCGTGAAGGGCAGCGGCGCGCAGCCGGAAAGCGCGCTGGGGGCCATTATCGGCCTGATGATCTTCGCCACCGCGGCGCTTCTGGCGGTGAGTTTCTTCACGACCTATAAGTTTAAGCTCACCCGCGAGACGCATAAGCTGCTTCTTAAGGAGATTGCGCGGCGGAAACTGGGCGGTGATTACCGCGACTGCGACGACAGGACTCGGGCGGTCATCAAGCAGTTAACCGGATACGAGTATGACCAGGTTTGGGGAGGCGATGCCACACGACAGACGGTGGGAAGTGCCCGTTTGTCTCCCGTGAAATAG
- a CDS encoding Gfo/Idh/MocA family protein, translated as MRILNTAVIGAGAIHSCHVNALRQIPNVALRALVDIDSVKGLTLAMAYQCRFYQDYREMLLDDAIDVVHICTPHFEHKRMILAALAAGKHVFCEKPVGMNSSEFGDIVQAVEQAPGLLGVCYQNRLNPTSLRIRQELSEGGLGKMLGMKAVLTWSRSGAYYAESPWRGRLATEGGSLLINQAIHTLDLMQWFAGGVTRLKGVVDSGELADITEGEDSAMATLHFANGARGLFYASNCNTADSPLWLEIHCERGSLLLNDNELWRITPGERRKLATDDSPDGSVKSYWGLGHQQAIRRFYHAIHHPETDYIDIHAAGKSLTLVEAIYRSSQLRQWIDINN; from the coding sequence ATGAGGATCCTGAATACAGCGGTTATCGGTGCCGGTGCGATTCACAGCTGCCATGTGAATGCATTACGCCAGATCCCCAACGTCGCACTGCGCGCGCTGGTAGACATCGACAGCGTTAAAGGACTGACGCTGGCGATGGCCTATCAGTGCCGTTTTTATCAGGATTACCGGGAAATGCTGCTGGATGATGCCATCGACGTGGTCCATATCTGTACGCCGCATTTCGAGCATAAACGTATGATCCTGGCGGCGCTCGCCGCCGGGAAGCATGTGTTCTGCGAAAAGCCGGTGGGGATGAACAGCAGTGAATTCGGCGATATCGTCCAGGCCGTCGAGCAGGCGCCGGGTCTGCTCGGCGTTTGCTATCAGAACCGGCTCAACCCCACCAGCCTGCGCATCCGCCAGGAGTTAAGCGAGGGCGGGCTGGGGAAGATGCTCGGCATGAAGGCGGTGCTGACGTGGTCACGGTCGGGCGCCTATTACGCCGAAAGTCCGTGGCGTGGCCGGCTGGCAACGGAAGGCGGCAGTCTGCTGATCAACCAGGCGATCCATACCCTCGACCTGATGCAGTGGTTCGCCGGCGGGGTCACGCGCCTGAAAGGCGTAGTGGATAGCGGCGAGCTGGCGGACATCACCGAAGGGGAGGACAGCGCAATGGCGACGCTGCACTTTGCTAACGGCGCGCGCGGCCTGTTTTATGCCAGCAACTGCAATACCGCGGATTCCCCCCTCTGGCTTGAGATCCATTGCGAACGGGGTTCGCTGCTGCTCAATGACAACGAGCTCTGGCGCATTACCCCGGGCGAGCGCCGCAAGCTGGCAACCGATGATTCCCCTGACGGCTCGGTCAAAAGCTACTGGGGGCTGGGACACCAGCAGGCGATCCGCCGTTTTTATCATGCCATTCATCACCCGGAAACGGACTACATCGATATCCATGCTGCCGGGAAATCACTCACCCTTGTGGAGGCCATTTATCGCTCATCTCAATTAAGACAATGGATAGATATCAATAATTAG
- a CDS encoding Gfo/Idh/MocA family protein, which yields MNKKDGMNYAPVGKPQPVVREGEFVFAAAALDHGHIYGMSNGLIEAGATLKWVYDPDPAKVDKFIQQYPQANVASSLDVILNDDEVRLVAGAAIPSERCALGLKAMAAGKDYFTDKAPLTTLEQLADAKAMVEQTGKKYAVYYSERLHVESAVFAGQLVQQGAIGRVVQTLGTGPHREGTGRPAWFYDRRDFGGILCDIGSHQIEQFLFYTGNSDASVVASRVRNVKHPQYPAFEDFGDAMLKGENGASGYFRCDWFTPDGLSTWGDGRLTLLGTEGYIEIRKYVDLTRGEQDVVYLVNKEGEFRYPVAGQVGFPFFGELILDCLHRTENAMTQAHAFKAAELCVKAQMLANATA from the coding sequence ATGAACAAGAAGGACGGAATGAACTATGCCCCGGTAGGCAAACCGCAGCCGGTTGTCCGGGAAGGTGAATTTGTTTTTGCCGCTGCCGCACTCGACCACGGGCATATTTACGGCATGAGCAACGGCCTGATTGAAGCCGGCGCCACGCTGAAATGGGTGTACGACCCTGACCCGGCGAAAGTGGATAAATTCATCCAGCAATACCCGCAGGCCAACGTGGCGTCGTCGCTGGACGTGATACTCAACGACGACGAGGTGCGCCTGGTGGCGGGTGCAGCCATCCCGTCCGAGCGCTGTGCGCTGGGGCTGAAAGCGATGGCCGCAGGGAAGGACTATTTCACGGATAAAGCGCCGCTCACCACCCTTGAACAGCTGGCCGATGCCAAAGCGATGGTGGAGCAAACCGGAAAGAAATACGCGGTGTATTACAGCGAGCGTCTGCACGTAGAGAGCGCGGTCTTTGCCGGACAGCTGGTGCAGCAGGGCGCGATTGGCCGCGTCGTGCAAACTCTGGGAACCGGACCGCACCGGGAAGGAACCGGTCGTCCGGCGTGGTTCTATGATCGTCGCGACTTCGGCGGCATTCTCTGCGATATCGGCAGCCACCAGATTGAGCAGTTTCTTTTTTACACCGGCAACAGCGACGCCTCGGTGGTGGCAAGCCGGGTTCGCAACGTTAAACACCCGCAGTATCCCGCCTTCGAAGACTTCGGCGACGCGATGCTGAAAGGCGAAAACGGTGCCAGCGGCTATTTCCGCTGCGACTGGTTTACGCCGGACGGACTTTCAACGTGGGGCGACGGTCGCCTGACGCTGCTCGGCACCGAAGGCTATATCGAAATCCGCAAATATGTCGATTTAACCCGCGGCGAGCAGGATGTGGTTTACCTGGTGAACAAAGAGGGCGAATTCCGGTATCCCGTCGCCGGACAGGTCGGGTTCCCGTTCTTTGGTGAACTGATCCTCGACTGCCTGCACAGAACCGAAAACGCCATGACGCAGGCGCACGCCTTCAAGGCGGCGGAACTTTGCGTGAAGGCTCAGATGCTGGCCAACGCGACGGCATAA